The following proteins are encoded in a genomic region of Hemibagrus wyckioides isolate EC202008001 linkage group LG29, SWU_Hwy_1.0, whole genome shotgun sequence:
- the uchl1 gene encoding ubiquitin carboxyl-terminal hydrolase isozyme L1: MEWKPMEINPEMLNKVLSKLGVKPDWRFVDVLGLEDDAIAGVPTPCCALMLLFPLTQQHEEFRSKQSVDPCKDVYFMSQTVVNSCGTVGLLHAVANNKDKLGFEGDSTLKKFLEETTGLSPDERAKKLEQNKAIQSAHDDVAAEGHCRPEADNVNFHFITFVNVNDQVYELDGRIKGPVNHGATSSTSFVMDAAKACREFTEREKGEVRFSAVALCKA; this comes from the exons ATGGAGTGGAAACCGATGGAAATAAACCCCGAg aTGCTGAATAAG gtgctGAGTAAGCTGGGTGTGAAGCCAGACTGGCGCTTTGTGGATGTGTTAGGCTTGGAGGATGATGCCATTGCTGGAGTGCCCACGCCCTGCTGCGCCCTGATGCTCCTCTTCCCATTGACCCAACAG CATGAGGAGTTTCGCTCCAAGCAGTCAGTTGACCCATGTAAGGACGTCTACTTCATGAGTCAGACGGTGGTCAACTCCTGCGGGACTGTCGGATTACTGCATGCCGTAGCCAACAATAAGGATAAACTTGGCTTCG AAGGTGATTCTACCTTGAAGAAATTTCTAGAAGAAACCACTGGATTGTCCCCTGATGAGCGAGCCAAAAAGCTGGAGCAAAATAAG GCAATCCAATCAGCTCATGATGACGTTGCTGCAGAGGGACATTGTCGT CCAGAAGCTGACAACGTGAACTTCCACTTCATCACGTTTGTCAACGTAAATGATCAGGTTTATGAACTTG atgGTAGAATAAAGGGGCCTGTGAACCATGGTGCAACAAGTTCAACCAGCTTTGTCATG GATGCTGCAAAGGCGTGTCGTGAATTTACAGAGCGAGAGAAAGGGGAGGTGCGATTCTCCGCTGTGGCGCTCTGTAAGGCCTGA
- the anxa5b gene encoding annexin A5b isoform X2 yields MSGRGTIKPQSGFNANADAEALFKAMKGFGTDEGAILQLLTARSNAQRQEIKAAYKTLHGKSLVKELQSELTGKLETLIVALLDTPTMYDVKCLKGAMKGAGTCEKTLIQILASRTCNEIQEINKVYKQEYGKTLEEDVTGETDGAFRQMLVILLQASRQQGVQEANVQSDAKALFEAGEKKFGTDEEKFITILGNRSAEHLRRVFAEYMKLSGFQMEETIKRETSGTLQELLLAVVKSARSVPAYLAECLYYSMKGIGTDDNSLIQIMVSRSEIDMLDIRAEFRKMFATSLFKMIQGDTSGDYAKTLLLLCGGDDA; encoded by the exons ATG TCTGGAAGAGGAACAATCAAGCCTCAGAGCGGATTCAACGCCAACGCTGATGCCGAGGCTCTTTTCAAGGCTATGAAAGGATTTG GCACTGATGAAGGAGCCATTCTGCAGTTGCTGACGGCTCGTAGTAACGCTCAGCGGCAGGAGATCAAAGCTGCTTACAAGACCCTGCATGGCAAG AGCCTGGTGAAAGAACTGCAGTCGGAGCTGACAGGAAAATTAGAGACTTTGATTGTGGCACTGTTGGACACGCCTACCATGTATGATGTGAAGTGCCTGAAGGGTGCAatgaag GGAGCTGGAACTTGTGAAAAGACTTTGATTCAGATTCTTGCCTCAAGAACTTGCAATGAGATTCAAGAGATCAATAAGGTCTACAAGCAGG agtatGGTAAAACCCTGGAGGAGGATGTGACTGGTGAAACTGATGGAGCCTTCAGGCAGATGCTGGTCATATTGCTGCAG GCAAGCAGACAGCAGGGCGTACAAGAGGCCAACGTGCAGAGCGATGCAAAG GCTCTCTTTGAAGCTGGAGAAAAGAAGTTTGGCACAGATGAAGAAAAATTCATCACTATTTTGGGCAACCGCAGTGCTGAACATCTTCGGAGAG TGTTTGCCGAGTATATGAAGCTGTCTGGATTTCAGATGGAGGAGACTATTAAGAGAGAAACTTCTGGAACCCTGCAAGAACTGCTGCTGGCTGTGG TGAAAAGTGCCAGAAGTGTTCCTGCCTATTTAGCCGAGTGTCTGTATTATTCTATGAAG GGCATCGGGACTGACGATAATTCCCTGATCCAGATCATGGTGTCCCGCAGTGAAATCGACATGCTGGATATACGTGCTGAGTTCAGGAAGATGTTTGCCACTTCTCTGTTCAAAATGATTCAG ggCGATACCTCTGGAGATTATGCTAAAACCCTGCTCCTCTTGTGCGGCGGCGATGACGCCTAA
- the anxa5b gene encoding annexin A5b isoform X1 produces the protein MSGRGTIKPQSGFNANADAEALFKAMKGFGTDEGAILQLLTARSNAQRQEIKAAYKTLHGKSLVKELQSELTGKLETLIVALLDTPTMYDVKCLKGAMKGAGTCEKTLIQILASRTCNEIQEINKVYKQEYGKTLEEDVTGETDGAFRQMLVILLQASRQQGVQEANVQSDAKALFEAGEKKFGTDEEKFITILGNRSAEHLRRVFAEYMKLSGFQMEETIKRETSGTLQELLLAVVKSARSVPAYLAECLYYSMKPCPQGIGTDDNSLIQIMVSRSEIDMLDIRAEFRKMFATSLFKMIQGDTSGDYAKTLLLLCGGDDA, from the exons ATG TCTGGAAGAGGAACAATCAAGCCTCAGAGCGGATTCAACGCCAACGCTGATGCCGAGGCTCTTTTCAAGGCTATGAAAGGATTTG GCACTGATGAAGGAGCCATTCTGCAGTTGCTGACGGCTCGTAGTAACGCTCAGCGGCAGGAGATCAAAGCTGCTTACAAGACCCTGCATGGCAAG AGCCTGGTGAAAGAACTGCAGTCGGAGCTGACAGGAAAATTAGAGACTTTGATTGTGGCACTGTTGGACACGCCTACCATGTATGATGTGAAGTGCCTGAAGGGTGCAatgaag GGAGCTGGAACTTGTGAAAAGACTTTGATTCAGATTCTTGCCTCAAGAACTTGCAATGAGATTCAAGAGATCAATAAGGTCTACAAGCAGG agtatGGTAAAACCCTGGAGGAGGATGTGACTGGTGAAACTGATGGAGCCTTCAGGCAGATGCTGGTCATATTGCTGCAG GCAAGCAGACAGCAGGGCGTACAAGAGGCCAACGTGCAGAGCGATGCAAAG GCTCTCTTTGAAGCTGGAGAAAAGAAGTTTGGCACAGATGAAGAAAAATTCATCACTATTTTGGGCAACCGCAGTGCTGAACATCTTCGGAGAG TGTTTGCCGAGTATATGAAGCTGTCTGGATTTCAGATGGAGGAGACTATTAAGAGAGAAACTTCTGGAACCCTGCAAGAACTGCTGCTGGCTGTGG TGAAAAGTGCCAGAAGTGTTCCTGCCTATTTAGCCGAGTGTCTGTATTATTCTATGAAG CCTTGTCCACAGGGCATCGGGACTGACGATAATTCCCTGATCCAGATCATGGTGTCCCGCAGTGAAATCGACATGCTGGATATACGTGCTGAGTTCAGGAAGATGTTTGCCACTTCTCTGTTCAAAATGATTCAG ggCGATACCTCTGGAGATTATGCTAAAACCCTGCTCCTCTTGTGCGGCGGCGATGACGCCTAA